CTATTATTGTTAGAAAAACCAATAGTCATCCATTATTTTAGGGTACATAAAAAATCATCAATTTGTTGTGATTTCTAatataagatttaaataataaaatctcaaatttgaaatactaatttcgaaattaaaatttaatacattaaagaaattaaaaaaatatatttcaattagTTCATTGGAAATTACATATACTTGcaccaaataatatttaaaatgctacattggaaattaaacaaacttatttcgatcaacaatataaaaatacaaaagtaaaccaAATTACTCCTCCACATCTCCCTATTTATTGATTACATTGCTACTATCAATGATATCTTGACTATGGTCTTCAGATATTTGAGATGCTTCACATAGTTGCtgtacaaaacaataaataaataaataaaattagataaacatataccaaccagataatgtttcatactgtaaaattttgaaattaattaagatATACTAACCAGACGACGAAGAAGTTGATGGATAATATTATTTGAACCATTTAACCTATCTCTAGATTCAAGGATCtttgtaattaaaatattttgcaaaccaaCAACCATTGTGAGCAAAGCATTTACTTTTGTCACTCCAACctgtaaaaaataaactaatataaaatttcaaaaataattaaaataataataataaaaaaaaaataatacatacacattttacatggtctggaatttgaaggttccctttgtttacatctgatggtatattaatggtcattgcatcaccatcttcatcaggtatgacaaaactccatggtgggataggaacatcacggtctacctcatctacacatacatggttttcgtattcctaatttttaaatagaaaaaatagtttagaaaaatataatcgaagtgttctaacataaacataaaatgagatctcaatcatagacacatatatagatatgaaGATATTACCTTACAAAAAGAACAATAAGATTCACTATGAAGACAACGCCGAGTTCTACTTTCGAACATTGAAGAGGACGACTCcaaacttttcataggagatctaTACCGACGAGCGCGATCTAAAAGCAATTTTGACCTGATTCGATTAGGAGACAATGAGTTATCATAAAAAATTTGTCTCTTCTTTCCAACCCTTCCTTCTAAATCTTTAGATCTACTTCTTTTATTCTGCATCCCCTTCCCCTCTACTCCCATgcgttttctctctctccctttctatTTTTTCCTCacacgttttttttttcttctttctctccttcacatgctcacgaaaatcatggtgaaattctgattttttttatgtttatttttttactttgaatgtagaagaagaagaagaagaaaaataagaagaagaatagagagtttaagaaatgagtgtgcatttattatgaaaccctaatttttaaaattttaaattaattcaaaacttgaAAAGAGAGCTTACTTCTTATTGGTTGGAATCACCATTCCTAATGACCAAAAAAAAAAGCCAATTTCGAaattaatgcaaaaaaaaaaaaaaagaatctatgCCAAAAAAAAAGAATCTTTACTTGTTGGTAACTTGATGTACCAAGTCACCTACATGCCATGTCAGCATATTTGCACATTTATCTAGGTACCCATGTGTGGGTAATAACCATTGAGaacttttccatatatatatatttacatagctacatgacttatatataaaatacaataatatttagaaggaaattaataatagaaataaaataataatagaaaaaatcatattgtagacagtagtatacacgcatcaactatttttagtttctaatgtatctcgcaatatcttttagtgaatttgatgaagaaaaaaagcttcaatcacttaataaaaaacaaactataaaaaaaatgatatgtatgactttattatttttaaataaatatgatttaattatttaaattatcataaaatatctttaaaatatcatatttaaataaatttatttatttatttttgtttaagtttatgtttgttatattttttaaatttgacagtgacaacaaaagattatatatatattatatatatatatacatatgtttaatataatattaagtttaattaaattttatttaaattataaaatgtatggttttattatttttaaataattatcattgtaaaatatctcaaaaatatcttattataatttatttaattatttatttatttaagtttaagttatgtttacaatctacctctaagtataagaatattttgttaaatataataatattccgttaaaattaatggaaaaaaattaaaaaaattgttaaaccaataattttcgttatcaaacatactttttatatagaagagatatatataaaGCTCAACTTGAAGTCACCCTATCATTCTAGGATTGTATTTTCTCTAATTTCTggttattttgatttttattttatataataataagatAAGATAAGATATGATGGAATAAAAGAATTAATATAACATTATTACATATTGTAACAACTTTTGGATGCATGTGCTCTGTTTAGTTAAGGACCAATTACATTTTTTCAGTTTATTTCTTATTGATTGGATCgtacatattaatttaatttcagtttttaccatttctatattattattaataatgatgataattaaaacaattatgatTTTTTCAGTTTATTTCTTATTGATTTGATcttacatattaatttaatttcagtttctaccggttctatattattattattattattattaacattgataattaaaacaataataataacaataggCTCAGTTTCTCCTACCCATCGACTGACTTAGACCATGCCCCAATTGTTTCCCATTTGTTACTCACTCCCACACTATATAGGCTCACTATTTGAGTTTTGCATACCATGCTAGAAAGAGAGTTTCAAGGATGAAGGCATATCAACTACGTACGTCTACACAATTCACGAGCTATAGCAAGGATGCTTTGTTGATCTTTGGAAAACATCAAATCATATAGTTTTGATGTAAGCCAAACTCATGAACTTTCTTTCCTATTTAAATTATATTGATGCAATTATGAGTATGATTATTAAGTTATTATTTTGCTAGGCTCACTATTTGactatttatgttattatttgtCGCATAACATCATTTCATCGCCCATGATGAAG
This genomic interval from Humulus lupulus chromosome 8, drHumLupu1.1, whole genome shotgun sequence contains the following:
- the LOC133794039 gene encoding uncharacterized protein LOC133794039; this encodes MGVEGKGMQNKRSRSKDLEGRVGKKRQIFYDNSLSPNRIRSKLLLDRARRYRSPMKSLESSSSMFESRTRRCLHSESYCSFCKEYENHVCVDEVDRDVPIPPWSFVIPDEDGDAMTINIPSDVNKGNLQIPDHVKCVCIIFFLLLLF